One stretch of Clavelina lepadiformis chromosome 6, kaClaLepa1.1, whole genome shotgun sequence DNA includes these proteins:
- the LOC143461671 gene encoding troponin I, slow skeletal muscle-like, with product MCDQEQYTSESSSEEEEEEEEEEEQEEESESEEEVKKVTKQRSPITTSTTTAVSRSDVKSSETDNSGTRKMTHQRKMMLKSLMLNKAREDLKRETEEKAEEKKAALSKRLQPLGDLLSMSQQDLMDLCRDLHAKIDKVDEQRFDIEGRVKKNDQDIEDLNQKIFDLRGKFKRPPLRRVRMSADQMLRALLGSKHKVSMDLRSNLKAVKKGETKKEDAEVKDWRDNIEAKAGMGGKMAVFEGKE from the exons ATGTGCGACCAAGAACAG tACACGTCGGAATCCTCCagcgaagaagaagaagaagaagaggaggaagAAGAACAAGAGGAGGAAAGTGAGAGTGAGGAGGAAGTAAAAAAG GTTACCAAGCAGAGAAGTCCCATCACCACAAGCACAACAACTGCCGTCAGCAGAAGTGATGTGAAATCGTCTGAGACAGATAAT AGCGGAACTCGCAAGATGACGCATCAAAGAAAGATGATGCTAAAGTCTTTGATGCTCAACAAGGCCCGTGAAGACTTGAAGAGAGAGACGGAAGAAAAAGCTGAGGAAAAGAAGGCCGCTTTGAGCAAGAGATTACAGCCGCTGGGAGACTTGCTCTCAATGTCCCAACAGGACCTAATG GATCTATGCCGGGATTTGCACGCAAAGATTGACAAGGTCGACGAACAGAGATTCGATATTGAGGGGAGAGTTAAAAAGAACGATCAAGAT ATCGAAGACTTGAACCAAAAGATCTTTGATCTTCGCGGAAAGTTCAAGCGTCCCCCACTGCGTCGTGTGAGGATGTCGGCCGATCAGATGTTGCGTGCTCTTCTTGGATCCAAGCACAAGGTCTCCATGGACCTTCGCTCAAACCTCAAGGCCGTGAAGAAGGGAGAGACAAAGAAGGAAGAC GCTGAAGTTAAAGATTGGCGAGACAACATTGAAGCAAAGGCAGGCATGGGAGGCAAGATGGCCGTGTTTGAAGGAAAAGAATAA